In [Mycobacterium] stephanolepidis, the genomic window ACTGTCAGGAGGCCAGCGGCGGCGCGTGGGGCTGGCCGCCGCCCTTGTTCGTGACCTGGACCTGCTTATTCTCGACGAGCCGACGAACCACCTGGACGTCGAAGGCGTCCAATGGCTCGCCGAGCATCTGCTGGCGCGGCGCACCGCGCTGGTGGTCGTGACCCACGATCGGTGGTTCCTGGACACCGTGGCCACCCGCACCTGGGAGGTTGTCGACGGCAGCGTCGAATCGTATGAAGGTGGTTACGCCGACTGGACGTTCGCCCGTGCCGAACGGGGACGGCAGGCGGACGCCGCGGAGGCGCGCCGCCGCAATCTTGCACGCAAGGAGCTGGCCTGGTTGCGGCGCGGTCCACCCGCGCGCACGTCCAAGCCCCGATACCGGATCGAGGCGGCCGAGGCTTTGATCGCCGATGTGCCGCCGCCGCGAGACTCGGTGGCGCTGAGCGCATTTGCGCGTCGTCGTCTGGGGCGCATCGTCATCGAGCTTGAGGACGCGACGGTGACGACACCCGCCGGTGAGGAACTGGTGCACGATCTGACCTGGCGCCTGGCTCCGGGTGAGCGCATCGGTCTGGTGGGCGTCAACGGATCCGGAAAGACGACCCTGCTGCGCGTGCTTGCCGGTGCGGTGCCGTTGGCGGCCGGACACCGCAAGGAAGGCAAGACGGTCAGTATCGGCTGGCTGCGCCAGGAACTCGACGACCTACCCGGTGACATCCGGGTGCTCGATGCGATCGAGTCGATCGCGTTGCGGATCATCTTGGGGGACAAAGAGCTTTCCGCCTCGCAGGTTGCCGAGATGCTCGGGTTCAGCCCGGCACGTCAACGCACGCCGGTCGCCGACCTCTCCGGTGGAGAGCGCCGCCGCCTGCAGCTGACCCGGGTGCTGATGGCCGAGCCGAACGTGCTTCTTCTCGACGAGCCCACCAACGATCTGGACATCGAAACCCTGCAGCAGGTCGAGGACCTGCTGGACGGCTGGGCGGGCACCCTGGTTGTGGTCAGCCACGACCGGTATCTCATCGAGCGGGTGTGTGATTCGACGTGGGCGCTGTTCGGTGACGGCAAGCTGACCAATCTGCCCGGCGGCATCGAGGAGTACCTGCGCCGGCACGTCCAACCCGCCGCGGCCCCCACCAAACCGGCACCCGATCGTGGTCGTGATGGCGCGGCGCTGCGCGCTGCACAAAAAGAGCTCGGACGACTCGAACGATCCGTTGCCAAGCTGGGGGAGCGAGAAGCTGTGTTGCATGAGCGGCTCGCCGAACATGCCACCGACCCGGACCGGGTGGTGACGCTGACCGCCGAGCTCAATGCCGTCGTCGCCGAGAAGGACGCGGCCGAGGTGCAGTGGATGGAACTGGCCGAAGAGCTTGAGTAGCCCGCTGGGGCTCAATCCTCAATAAAAAAGCGAGGGCAGTCGGTGTGACTGCCCTCGCTCTAGAACTGAATGGGTGAGTGAGAAACATCCGGGACTTGGCCCGGCATGCGATGCGCTACGCGCCTCGCCGATGCGTCCCCCCTATGGGGTTCGCCTACCTGCCGTTATACGGCTAGCGGGAACCACTCATCGGTCTGCTCCGAGTTGTCGCCCTCAACCAGCATCTCGCCGCTGTAGATGGCTTCGAAGTCGATCTCGATGACCGTGGCACCGAATTCCTCGTTCGTCATGTACTGAACAGTAGGGGTCACTATTAAGAAATCATTGAGTCACGAATCGGAAAAGTCTGGCAATTTTCGCTAGACGCATCGGCCCAGGTCATAGACCATGAGCGACCTTGCTGAACTCTTAAGAAAACGGGTTGGTGCCCTTAATAAGCACCCACGCGGCGATCGCGCCCCCGATTCCGGCGATGAGCAGCACCGATGAGACCGCAGAAGGCCACTCGTCACGGTCAAAACGCCCGTCCACAGAGACGCGTCCCGGGCCCAGCAGCAGCAGCGCCATGGCTGCCGCGCCGAGCACAAGGGGGAACTGCACGGCCGTGCCTGATTGCAACAGGTCGTTTCGCGCCACATAGGTCTGGGTTGCGACGTAAAGCATCGAACCCAGCACGGCACTGGCGCCAAAGGGAGTGAGAAGTCCGGCGACCAGCATGGCGCCCCCGATGCTGTAGATACCCGCGAGCACACGAGCCGCCGTATCGGGATGCGCGAGGATCGGAGACGAGCCCAATTGTGCGAACTGTTCGGAGGCGAACACGATGTTCAGCCCACTCCAGCACAGCGTCACTCCCACCGCGACACGCAGGACCAAGAGTCCAATATCGTTGCGGGTCAACGGATCGCTGTACTGCTTGGTGCTCGGCACGCGGGAAGTCTATGGCATGAGGGCTATGGTGAATTCGCTATGGCGGCGGTCCATTCCCGGTATGACGACGGCAACGACATCCCCGGCATACCGTCCGTGCGGGTGGCGAGCGCCGAACTGACAGCGATCACCGCGATCACCGCTCTCGTATTCGGGTGGGCCAGCAGGGGGTATGGGTACTTCTTCGACGAGGCCTACTTCGTCGTCGCGGGCCGCGACCATTTGTCGTGGGGATATTTTGACCAGCCCCCGTTGGTGCCCTTCATCGCGGGCATTGCCGACAACATCGCGCCCGGGTCCTTATGGGTGCTGCGCATGGCGGCGACCGCTGCGGTGGCAATCGGCACGTTGATGTGTGGGCTGATCGCCGCTGAGCTCGGCGGTGGCCGCCTTACGCAATCCCTCTCGGCCATCGCGTACGCCACCGCGATGTTCCAGATCCTGGCCCACTGGCTGCAGACACCGGCCATCGATCCGGCGCTGTGGTCGGTGGTGTGCTGGCTGCTGGTGCGCTGGACCCGCAGTCTCCGGGAGCGGCTTCCCGATGATCGGCTGCTGCTGTGGGCGGGAATCGTCACCGCGATCAGCATGCAGACCAAATTCTTGATCCCGGCGCTGTGGCTTGCGGTGCTGCTGAGCGCGGCGGTCCTCGGCCCGCGGGTGCTGTGGCGTCGTCGGCAATTGTGGATCGGGGCGGCTTTGGCCGTCGCGGCCACCATCCCGACCTTGATCTGGCAGGCCACCCACGGCTGGCCATACCTGCGGATGGCCGGGATTGTGGCTGCGGAGTCCGAACGCGGGGCGGCGTTGTTGGCGGGCATGCTCATCGGTTCGGTGTTCATCGGCCTGGTGCTGCTGCTGGCCGGGGTCGTGGCGCTGCTAGCCGCGCCGTCACTGCGCGCGTATCGATACCTGGGCGTGGCCGCCGTGCTGGTAGGAGCGTTCATGTTCGCCTCGCATGGACGTGCCTATTACGCCATGGGGTTGTACGCCCTGCTGATCGCCGCGGGCGCGGTGGGACTTTCCCGGTGGCGCCCGTCCCGGGCCGCGGTGCGGGACGTGGTCTACGGGCTCATCGGGGTGGTGACGGCCGCATCGGTGCTCATGGCGATCATCAGGCTGCCCATCGTGGCCGAAACCACTGCCGCACGCTGGTTTTCCTGGGCGGGCGAGATGGGGCCCACCATGCTTGCCGGCGGCGATCACTCCACGGAGGGCCTGCGCCAGGTGGCCCGCGACACCTACGATTCGATGCCGCCGGACGTGCGCGACCGTACGGCTCTGGTGCTGCAGATCTATCCCATGGCCGCCGCCTATGACGTCGAAGCCGGACGTGAGGGAGTCTCCCGTGCCTATAGCTTCCACCGCGGGTACTACTACTTTGGGGCGCCGCCGGAATCCATGACGGACATGATGTACATCGGTGTGGATGCTCCGGATCCCGCACTTGCCCAAGGCTTCCGTGGGGTGCAGCGAATCGAGCTGCTGCACGCCCCCGGTGAGGACGAGACACAGGTCTACCGCTACTACGGCAGAATTGCGCCGTGGCAACAGCTATGGGACCAGTGGCGCACCTACAAGTAGGCGGCTCATCCGTCGAACAGATGGCGCCCCGCGACGCCCAGATGTACTGGATGTCGACCAGAATCCCGAATGATCAGTTCCTGCTGTTCTGTTTCGATTCGCCGACACAGAATATTGCCGCCCTGCGGGAGACGATCACCGAGCGCGCAGGGCGTATCGCGGATCTGCGGGTGCGGGCGGTCGATGTCGCCGGACACCTCGACTACCCGTACTGGGCGCCGCGTGACGAATCCCAGGTGCCTTTGACGGTGCACACGCTGCCGGAGTCCGGCTGGACGCACTGTCGATCCGCGATCGCCGCACTACTCACGAGCACCGTCGATGTCCGCGAAAGCCCTTGGCATCTTCATCTTTTCCCTGAGGTGCACGGCGCGCCGAGTACAGCGGGTCCGGCCCTTGTCGCGGTACTGCAGGTGTCGCACGCGTTGGCTGATGGTCAGCGGGCCACCGCAGCCGCACGGGCATTGTTCGGCGATGAGGGGGCGGTGGTCGGGTCGCTGCCGGAAGTGCCCGGGTATGCCGCACTGCGCGGGTTGGCGGGCTTTCCCGTGAAGCTGGGTCGGCTGCTGAGCGCGAGCCGCGATGGGTATCTGGCCTACCGTCAGCAGCAGGAGCTTGTCGCGGCGGGTGAGCTGGATCCGGAACCGCAGGGATTCCCACTGATTTCACTGAATGCGCGGCCCGGTGAGCATCGGGAGATCCGGATGATCGTGCGGCCACGCGCTGAACTTCGCGCCGACAATGTGAGCGTGACCGTCGCGGTCCTCACCGCTATCGGCATCGCGTTGCCGCGGTATCTGCGTGACCACGGACAGTGGGTTCCAGAGCGGCTGGGCGCGGAAGTGACCGTCGCGGCCGCCGGTGAATCATTGGCGCGCAATAACTTCAGGAATGTCGGCGTTGACCTGTGCTGGGGCGAAACGGATCTACACGCCCGGGCCCGGAAGATCGCGGAGGGTATCGAGAGCAGGCGCCGTCGCGCCGTGCACCCGGTGCTGGTTGCGCAACGTGCCGGAGGTGCGGCACTGCCCGCGCCGATGATGTGGGCGGGTGTCAACGCCTTCAACACCGACCTGATGCCGCCCACTGTCGCGGGGAACACCGTGGTGTCGAGCGTGGTGCGCGGTGCCGCCGACCTGACGTTAGGCGGTGGGCGGGTGGTGTTCACCGCCGGATTCCCCGCGCTGTCGCCGGTGATGGGCCTGACCCATGGAGTGCACGGCATCGGCGACACCGTGACGGTGAGCCTGCACACCAGTGCGGCGGTGATGCCCGATGCCGATCACTATGAAGACCTACTGGCCGACGCGCTCACCGAGGTATCTGTCCGGTTGCGATGAGTTTTCTCATCGGCGCGGGTCGATACAGATATGCCGACGATTACTCCATGCCTCTGGTTCGATACCCGCGCCGAAGAGGCCGCCAACTTCTATGTGTCCGTGTTTCCGAACTCCCGGATTCTCGAGGTCACCCACTACGGACCGAACACCCCAATGCCGGAGGGCACAGTGCTCACCGTCGAGTTCGAGCTCGACGGGCAGCGGTACACCGCGCTTAACGGTGGGCCCCAGTTCACATTTGATGAGGCGATCTCGTTTCAGATCGACTGTGGGTCTCAAGACGAGGTCGATCGTTACTGGGAGGCGCTGACGGCGGACGGGGGAGAAGAGTCCCAATGCGGTTGGCTCAAGGACAAATTCGGGGTCTCCTGGCAGGTGGTCTCGCGCGAGCTGATCGACCTGATCTTCCACTCCGATCCGGTGACCGGTAACGCCGCGATGCAGGCCATGATGACCATGCGCAAACTCGATGTGGCCGTCGCCAAGGACGCGGTGGCCGCAGCGCAGTCCCGGTCTTAGTCGTCGTCGCCGAAGTCGTTACCTTTGCAGGCTGATGGTGAGGGTCTGATCATCGGTTCTCCAGCGAGTGGCGGATGAGATCACGACTGCGCCGGCTTCGGATGCGGTGAATTTCCATCCCCTGAGTACGTCATTGGGGTCGTTGATCGTTGCCAGGTCACTGACCGGATGTCCGACAGGTAGGCGAAGGGCTCCGATCGACCCCTTGATCGTTTCGATGCGACCACTGTCGTTGACGACCTTCAGATCAAAGTCGGGCTGGAGCCGTGCCGGCGCCACGGCCACGAGCAGACGGCTCGTCCCCGATGACCAGTTCTCGATGATGTCGCCTGGCCGAATGCCCTTCATGTCGACTGGGTCACCGGCAAGCACCGCAGTAGGCGAGTAGGTTCCGAGTACTGCCAACTGAGTCTGCATGGCTGCCTCGCCGGAGCGTTTGGCTGTGAACGGCCGAGTGCCGGTACACACGGCGACTCTTTCGTTGACAGCGCATTGGATCCCCGTGGCCAGCGCAATGGTCACTTGCGGAAAGGTGCCAATCTGAACGTGGCTGGTCGTTGTCGGCGCAGATGCCGTCACGGCGGGCGGCGCGGTGGACTGCACCTCGTGTGTCGCGGTGGGCGGCGCCTCATGCCCGGTGCAGCTGCCTGCGGTCGCCGCCACAGCCAACGCTAGAAGCATGCTTGCGATCATCCGGCTGATGTGGCTCAGGCTGTCCGCGCAACGCACGCCCGTCACGGTCGCACTTAGTTTGTGTGGGGTTGTGGGCATTCAATGCCTACCTTCCTGAGTGGGTGGTTTGGCGCTGCGGCATAGCGTCGTACTCACATCACGGACGCGCCGGACGGGTTGCAGCCGATGCTCGACGGCTAGTTACGGCTTGCCGAAGGTGTTGCGGGGCTGAAATACGCGCTGCAGGTGGGCGAGTAGTTCTGGGACCAGGCCGACGTCGTTGAAGGGGGTAGACGTTGTCGAGGGTGTGCCTCATCGACTGTGGGCGCTAATTCGCCTGTCATGCGGGCAGTTTCATGCGGCGCAAGCTGTCCCAGCACATCGATGGCTTGATGCCGGTCGGGCATATCGGCTACTTCTCGTCGCCGAAGTCGACGTTCCAGCCCATGGACTTGTAGCGGCGTTTCTCCGACTCGCGGCGCTGCTTCTCGGCACGTTCGTGCTCGGACCAGTCGCCGATGACGCCGGGGGATGCCTTGGGTAGATCGCCGAACAGCTCGTTGCCGTTGTCCCAGTTGATGAGGAACTCCGGGGTCTGGTGTTCGTCGTCGTCTTCGCCCTTGCCGCCGCGGCCGTGGGCGCCGCCCATGGGGGCCATGCCCATGCCGCCCATACCCATTGCGCCACCACGGACCCCGGCACCGCCGATGCCGGCGGCGTTGGTTCCGGCGCCGCCCGGGCCGGGTACACCCGCGCCACCGCGCAATGCTCCTGGGCCGCTGAGGGTTCCGGTGCCCGAGCCCGATCCTGAGCCTGAGGGGGAGCCGAAACCTGCTGCGGTCGTGTTGCCGGGTGCCAGGCCGGAGCCGTCCTTGCCCAGGCCACCCGTGAGGCCGCTGAGTGCGTTGCCCAGGCCGCTACCCGAACCGCCGGAGCCGCTTTGGGGGCTGCCGCCGCCCGCGCCACTGCCGCCGCCCGAACCCGCGCCCTGGCCTTGTCCGCTCTGGTTGCCCGAACCGTCGCTGAAGGCGGGCTTGGTGTTTTTGTCGGCGAGGCCGTTCGCCAGATTGTTTGAGGAGTTGGGGCTTTGGCCGCCACCGCCGCCGTTCTGGCCGCCGCCACCTCCACCGCCGGTACCGGTTTCGGTTCCGTTGCTGGGCTGCTGAAGCGTGATGTTGCCGGGGTTGTTGCCCTTCGGTGGCTGGACATCGGTGACGTTGTCGCCCTCGCGGACAACCGGCTCGCTGAACAGGCCGACCATCTGAATACGTGCGAAGAACTGTTCTTGGTTTTTCCGCTGCTTGATCTCGGCGTCGGAGTATCCGGACTTCTTCATCTGCGAGATCTGGGAGTCGGACATCGGTGGTTCGATGGTCCGTTTGGCGGTGCTCATCGCGTCGCCAAGGGGCGGCATCCTGTCGGCCACGTGCCGAATGCTGATGATGCCTCGCTCTGAGGCCCGAAAGTACTCGGACATGTTGTTCTGCAAGGATTTCGCGGCCGCGCCGCGCCAGTCCTCGACCAGCATGCCCTGCACCTTGCCGCCGAGGGTGTGCATGATGTCGCCCAGTTGTTCGGCGATGCTGTTGATCGACTCCTGGGCCGCCTGCGGGCTCCCCGTTTGGAACGCTTGGGCGGCGTTGTAGATGGACTGGTGGTCGTGGCCTTCCCAGTGCTCCTTTTCGATCTGCTTCTTCCCCATGTCTTCTCCTCCTGAAAACTATTGGCTCTAAGGTATTTTCGGCTCGATCTGCTTCATGATTTGCAGAGCCAGCGGGCATTGGTCATAACGTTGGCGAGTCAAGTCCAGATTGAGATCAACCTGGACTGCTACGACGGATTGCTGTGAAGTGATAGCGACCGCGCAACCAATCGAGTTACTGGTCTTGACTAGCCACCCGGATCGTGAGCCGACCTGAACTCGCTCTTGACGTTCGAATCGCTTCTGAGGTTGTTCCAGCTGATCCAGGTTCGCATCCACCGCATAGATTTTGACGCCCCACTTGGGTCCATCCCAAATGCATCCACGAACGTTCTGACCAAAAGCGGCGGTATGGGCGTCTCGCTTGGTAGGGCTGACCTCCCAAGTCGCAACATCTGTATCGGTGATGGCCGTGCACGCGTCGAAGGTGGTCCCGTGGGCAGGATTGTTGGTGCTTGTTGTTGTCGTAGACGACGTACTGGCGGATGAGGAAAACGAACTTGATGAGGAGACGGAACCTGGGGTAGGTGTGCCTTGGATTCCGCCATGTGCGCACCCCGAGACCACCGCAGCCGAGGCGGCGACAACGGCGATCCATGTCATCTTCATCTGTTCGAGCATTCCTAACGCGTCAGCTGGTGGTGGGTGGCGGGTAGACGCCCCGCCCTTTACTGTCGATGGTGTCACCCCTGAGCTGTTCGAACGACTCGGCGTTCCGGTGTTCGGTGCTGTCGTACTCGTTCTGTGCAACCTTGGCCCACTCAGCCCACGTCTTCACAGTTTCGATGTGCGCGTCGATGACAGCGACGACTGAGTCTGATTCAGCAGTTACTAGCTCGTTCAGCGCCTCGTTCCAAGAGGTGCCCTCGGCGCACGAGCCCATGCCTAGATCCAGGTAGTTGCCGACGGCGTCCCTCCGCAGCGCTTCCAGCTTGTCGACCGCTGCACTGAATTCCTGTGACACCTTCGTTGCGGCACCGGGCGCCAGGTGCAGCTCGTTCATATCGAGCCCTGATTCTCCGGGCATGGACGCTCCCCTCGCTGGTCAAGCGGACATGATTGTCCTACATATACCTCTGACGCCGGATGAGCTGGTTTGGTTCCATGTTTTTCCGGGGGAGCCTCGAGTGGGCATATGGGATCCCTGCCCCCTTCGCCGAGCGCATACCGTACGCAGGTGAAATGCCCGAAAGACCTGCGTGCGGTATGCAGTCGGCGGGGACGCTCAGACTCTTGACCGCCTAACTTATCGCTGATAACTTAACGCCGTTATTCTCTGGAGGAAGGCGTTGCGATGCTGGAACGTTTGGCTCGATCGGTTATCGCGGCACCGCGCCTCGTACTCGGTGCGGCACTACTTGTCGCCATAGCGGCCGCCATCTTCGGGGTACCGGTAACCAAGCACCTCGCCGCGGGCGGGCAGCAGGACCCCAACTCCGAGTCTGCCCATGTGACACGGGTTCTCGCCGACAAGTTCGGCATCAGCGATCAGTCGCTGGTCTTCATGCTCATCAGTGAGCATGGCGTAAAGAGCCCGCAGATGCATGCCGTCGCAAGCGATCTGGAGCGCCAGCTCAAGGAATCCGGCGAGGTGCTCAACTTGACCTCCGCGTGGACGGCCCCACCTCCCGTCGCCGAGGACCTCCTCGGCACGGATGGCAAGTCCGGGCTGATCGTCGCCGGACTGACCGGAGGTGAGAACGACGCACAGAAGCACGCGGCCACTCTCATCAAGTCGCTCGCTGTTGATCGCGACGGAGTCTCGGTCAAGGCCGGAGGAGTCGCCACCCTCTACAACCAGATCGTCACGCAGTCCGAGAAGGACCTGCTGGTCATGGAATCGATCGCGATTCCGATCAGTTTCGTGGTGCTGGTCTGGATCTTCGGCGGTCTCTACGCGGCGCTACTGCCCCTGGTGGTCGGGGTGTTCTCGATCGTCGGGGCGATGTCGATCCTGCGGGGCCTGACGTACGTCACCGACGTGTCGGTGTTCGCGCTGAACCTTGCCGTCGCAATGGGATTGGCGCTTGCTATCGACTACTCGC contains:
- a CDS encoding ABC-F family ATP-binding cassette domain-containing protein gives rise to the protein MEAMTSPAKPINLVNLESVSKSYGVKPLLSNVSLGVQAGDRIGVVGLNGGGKTTLLEVLAGVEPADQGRVSRTGDLRQAVVTQRDDLEGTTVFDVVIAPLGVAEHEWAGDARIRSILEGLGVAALGLDRRVDELSGGQRRRVGLAAALVRDLDLLILDEPTNHLDVEGVQWLAEHLLARRTALVVVTHDRWFLDTVATRTWEVVDGSVESYEGGYADWTFARAERGRQADAAEARRRNLARKELAWLRRGPPARTSKPRYRIEAAEALIADVPPPRDSVALSAFARRRLGRIVIELEDATVTTPAGEELVHDLTWRLAPGERIGLVGVNGSGKTTLLRVLAGAVPLAAGHRKEGKTVSIGWLRQELDDLPGDIRVLDAIESIALRIILGDKELSASQVAEMLGFSPARQRTPVADLSGGERRRLQLTRVLMAEPNVLLLDEPTNDLDIETLQQVEDLLDGWAGTLVVVSHDRYLIERVCDSTWALFGDGKLTNLPGGIEEYLRRHVQPAAAPTKPAPDRGRDGAALRAAQKELGRLERSVAKLGEREAVLHERLAEHATDPDRVVTLTAELNAVVAEKDAAEVQWMELAEELE
- a CDS encoding DoxX family protein, producing the protein MPSTKQYSDPLTRNDIGLLVLRVAVGVTLCWSGLNIVFASEQFAQLGSSPILAHPDTAARVLAGIYSIGGAMLVAGLLTPFGASAVLGSMLYVATQTYVARNDLLQSGTAVQFPLVLGAAAMALLLLGPGRVSVDGRFDRDEWPSAVSSVLLIAGIGGAIAAWVLIKGTNPFS
- a CDS encoding ArnT family glycosyltransferase; translated protein: MAAVHSRYDDGNDIPGIPSVRVASAELTAITAITALVFGWASRGYGYFFDEAYFVVAGRDHLSWGYFDQPPLVPFIAGIADNIAPGSLWVLRMAATAAVAIGTLMCGLIAAELGGGRLTQSLSAIAYATAMFQILAHWLQTPAIDPALWSVVCWLLVRWTRSLRERLPDDRLLLWAGIVTAISMQTKFLIPALWLAVLLSAAVLGPRVLWRRRQLWIGAALAVAATIPTLIWQATHGWPYLRMAGIVAAESERGAALLAGMLIGSVFIGLVLLLAGVVALLAAPSLRAYRYLGVAAVLVGAFMFASHGRAYYAMGLYALLIAAGAVGLSRWRPSRAAVRDVVYGLIGVVTAASVLMAIIRLPIVAETTAARWFSWAGEMGPTMLAGGDHSTEGLRQVARDTYDSMPPDVRDRTALVLQIYPMAAAYDVEAGREGVSRAYSFHRGYYYFGAPPESMTDMMYIGVDAPDPALAQGFRGVQRIELLHAPGEDETQVYRYYGRIAPWQQLWDQWRTYK
- a CDS encoding WS/DGAT domain-containing protein codes for the protein MGPVAHLQVGGSSVEQMAPRDAQMYWMSTRIPNDQFLLFCFDSPTQNIAALRETITERAGRIADLRVRAVDVAGHLDYPYWAPRDESQVPLTVHTLPESGWTHCRSAIAALLTSTVDVRESPWHLHLFPEVHGAPSTAGPALVAVLQVSHALADGQRATAAARALFGDEGAVVGSLPEVPGYAALRGLAGFPVKLGRLLSASRDGYLAYRQQQELVAAGELDPEPQGFPLISLNARPGEHREIRMIVRPRAELRADNVSVTVAVLTAIGIALPRYLRDHGQWVPERLGAEVTVAAAGESLARNNFRNVGVDLCWGETDLHARARKIAEGIESRRRRAVHPVLVAQRAGGAALPAPMMWAGVNAFNTDLMPPTVAGNTVVSSVVRGAADLTLGGGRVVFTAGFPALSPVMGLTHGVHGIGDTVTVSLHTSAAVMPDADHYEDLLADALTEVSVRLR
- a CDS encoding VOC family protein; the protein is MPTITPCLWFDTRAEEAANFYVSVFPNSRILEVTHYGPNTPMPEGTVLTVEFELDGQRYTALNGGPQFTFDEAISFQIDCGSQDEVDRYWEALTADGGEESQCGWLKDKFGVSWQVVSRELIDLIFHSDPVTGNAAMQAMMTMRKLDVAVAKDAVAAAQSRS
- a CDS encoding DUF3558 family protein, with translation MKMTWIAVVAASAAVVSGCAHGGIQGTPTPGSVSSSSSFSSSASTSSTTTTSTNNPAHGTTFDACTAITDTDVATWEVSPTKRDAHTAAFGQNVRGCIWDGPKWGVKIYAVDANLDQLEQPQKRFERQERVQVGSRSGWLVKTSNSIGCAVAITSQQSVVAVQVDLNLDLTRQRYDQCPLALQIMKQIEPKIP